In Chryseobacterium sp. C-71, the genomic window GATATTCTACATGAAATTCCAAACAAAAATGTTGAATTAATCATTTCTATCGGTAACAATAAAATAAGAAAAAAGATTGCTGCCAATTACAAGAATCTCAATTTTAAAAAATTAATTCATTCCAAAGCAGTAATTTCTAAAAGAGTGAAGATTGAAGAAGGTACTGTAGTAATGGCTGGGGCAACAATAAACTCTGAGGTGAAAATTGGTAAGCATTGTATTGTTAATACCAATGCATCAATCGACCATGATTGTATTTTGGAAGATTTCACGCATATTTCACCAAATGCAGCTTTAGCTGGGGGTGTTTTTGTGGGATTGGGTACAAATATCGGTATGGGAGCTTCTGTAATTGAAGGAATTACCATTGGGAAATGGTGTACCGTAGGTGCAGGTTCGGTAGTTATAAGAGATATTCCTGATGGTGCTACAGTTGTAGGGAATCCTGGAAAAATAATAAAAATC contains:
- a CDS encoding acetyltransferase — translated: MFLYGAGGHGKVIAEIAEDVNVEIDAFIDIDLSKRQLLDYDILHEIPNKNVELIISIGNNKIRKKIAANYKNLNFKKLIHSKAVISKRVKIEEGTVVMAGATINSEVKIGKHCIVNTNASIDHDCILEDFTHISPNAALAGGVFVGLGTNIGMGASVIEGITIGKWCTVGAGSVVIRDIPDGATVVGNPGKIIKITSFSNIVV